The window CGACGGCACGAACGATCCATTCATGCGCTCGCGCTGCAGCCGCAGCATCATGACAATGTCGGCGCCGTTGAGGCCCTCGCGCATGTCGCGGGCGACCTCGACGCCCATCCGCTCGATGCCCGGCGGCAGCAGCGTCGAAGGCGCGACGACGCGGACGCGGGCGCCCATGGTGTTGAGCAGCAGGATGTTGGAGCGGGCGACGCGCGAATGCATGACGTCGCCGCAGATCGCAATGGTCAGGCCTTCGAGCCGGCCCTTGTTGCGGCGGATGGTGAGCGCGTCGAGCAGCGCTTGGGTGGGATGTTCATGGGCGCCGTCGCCGGCATTGATCACGGAGCCATCGACTTTTCGTGCCAGCAGTTCGACGGCGCCGGAGGCGTGATGCCGCACCACGAGGATGTCGGGGTGCATGGCGTTCAGCGTCACCGCGGTGTCGACTAGGGTCTCGCCCTTCTTGATCGAAGACTGCGATACCGACATGTTCATGACATCGGCGCCGAGCCGTTTGCCGGCTAGTTCGAACGAGGACTGCGTCCGAGTCGAGGCCTCGAAGAACAGGTTGATCTGGGTGCGGCCACGAAGGCTGGTGCGCTTTTTGTCGACCTGACGGTTCAACTCGACATATTCCTCGGACAGGTCGAGGAGGCCGGTGATATCCGTGGCGGAAAGGCCCTCGATTCCCAGCAAATGCCGGTGGCCGAGGACGAACGTCGATTTCGATGCAAGGGTCATTAAAACGAAAGCTATAGGCAGAGTTCAAAACCGGGGCAAGCGCCAAGAAGCCGGTTTTGGGTTATCCCCCGATCTGTCGGCGGCAGGGTAAACAGCCTTGATGCAAACTGCCGCAAAGTCGCCGCGATTGGATTGCCCAACACCATGATGCAGCATTTGAAACGGGTGGCCGCGGCGGCGTTTTTGGCATTCGGGCTCCTGCAGGGCGCAACGACCGCGCAAGCGCAAAACCCGCCAGACGATTTTGTCTTCCTCCGCGACCTCGACCCGAGCATTCAGCAGGACATCCGCTACGCCGGCGTCAATAATTTCGTCGGCCGCGGGCTGGATGGTTACGACAGCGCGGACTGCGTGGTGAAGCGTACGGTGGGGCTTACTCTGCAAAAGGTGCAGCGCGAACTGGCATCGCAGAACCTGTCGCTGAAAATGCTGGACTGTTATCGCCCGGTGCGGGCATCGCGCGACATGGTGGCGTGGGCGCGCGATGGCGTGGAGACGCCGGCGCAGAAACGGTACAATCCCGCCTTCAGCAAGAAGGACCTGTTCCGGCTCGGCTATATCGCCGAGCGATCCGGCCACTCCACCGGCGCTGCGGTGGATCTGACGCTGGTCGATCTGCGCGCGGGACCGTCGGCCCGGTTCGATCCGAACAAGGCCTATGCCGACTGCATCGCAAGCGAGGCGGGGCGCGCGCCGGAGGCCAGCGTCGACATGGGCACCGGCTACGACTGCTCGGACGTCAAGGCGCATACCGCGTCCGGCGCGATCACGCCGGCGCAGCGGCGCTGGCGGCAGACGCTGGTGTCCGCCATGGGCCGGCAGGGCTTCGTCAACTATGCCAGGGAATGGTGGCATTTCTCGCTCCCGGGCGTCGGCTCCCGCGCCTATGATTTTCCGATCACGCGGCGAGCCAGATAGAGGCGTGAAATTGCGGTCATTCCGGCGTAAAATGATTCGCTACGATGTTTTCAGCCGGGACCACTTCATGACGCACGATTCTTCCGCGACCCACGTGGCGCTCAATCAGTCGCCGCCGTTCGAGGATATCGATCTGTTCGCGTCGGATCGCCCGCTGGTGGAGGCGGTCGCCCTGAACGAGGCCTCGTCGGCCTATATCGAGCATTCGAATTTCGGCCAACTCTGGGGCTCGGCGGCCATGGCGGACCGAGGCCGGCGCGCCAACGAGAATCCGCCAAAACTGAAAATCTTCGATGCACGCGGCAACCGCCGCGACGAGGTCGAATTCCATCCGGCCTATCACGAGCTGATGGCGCACAGCGTCGAGGCCGGCATCCATAATTCGACCTGGACCAAGCACGGCAAGCCGGCAGGCCGCGCGTCGGAAGTGATCCGTGCGGCAAAATTCTACATGGCGGCGCAGGTGGAGACCGGGCATCTGTGCCCGATCACCATGACCCGCGCTGCGGTGGCCGCATTGGCGTCGCAGCCGGACGTGCTGGCGCAGGTGATGCCGCTGATCGCCAGCCGCAGCTACGATCCCAGCTTTGCGCCATGGTCGACCAAGCGCGGCATGACGCTGGGCATGGGCATGACCGAGAAGCAGGGCGGCACCGACGTGCGCAGCAACATCACCCGCGCCATCAGTGACGGCGACGCCTATCGCATCAGCGGCCACAAGTGGTTCATGTCAGCGCCGATGTGCGACGCCTTTCTGGTGCTGGCGCAGGCCGATGGCGGGTTGAGCTGTTTCTTCATGCCGCGGTTTCGTCCGGACGGCTCGGTCAACGCCATCGAATTCCAGCGGCTGAAGGACAAGCTCGGCAACCGCTCCAACGCATCCTCCGAAGTGGAATTCAACGACGCCTATGCGCTTCGCGTCGGCGATGAGGGCAAGGGCATCCGCACCATCATCCAGATGGTGCAGCTGACGCGGCAGGATTGCGCCACGGCGTCGGCGGGGCTGATGCGCTCGGGGCTTGCGCACGCCTTGCATCACGCGCGGCATCGCAGTGTGTTCCAGAAGCATCTCGCCGACCAGCCGCTGATGCAGAGCGTGCTCGCCGACATGGCGCTGCATGTGGAAGCCTGCACTGCGCTGGTGATGCGGCTCTGCCATTCGTTCGATCGCGCGCCGGAGGATGCCGCCGAAGCGGCCTGGATGCGGCTGCTGACCCCGGCGGTGAAATACTGGGTCTGCAAGACCGCGCCGGGATTCTTGTACGAGGCGATGGAGTGCATGGGCGGCAACGGCTATGTCGAGGAGGGCATTCTGGCGCGGCATTATCGCGAGGCGCCGGTCAATGCGATCTGGGAAGGTTCCGGCAATGTGATGTGCCTCGACGTGCTCCGCGCGCTGTCGCGCGAGGGCGATACGGCGATCGCGGTGTTGCAGGCTCTCGTCGATGACACCAGGGGATTGCCCGGCGCGGCGGAAGCAGCCTCGTTCATCATCGGGACATTGCTGCGGCCCGACAGCGAACGCGTGGCGCGACAGGCGGTGGAAACGCTGGCGATGCTGGCCGCTGCGGCGGCGCTGAACCTGGTGCATCCTCCGCATGCCGAACTGTTCGCCAAGACCCGTCTCGATGGCGTGCGCGGCGCCATGTACGGCGCCGCAAATTTCACCGACGCGCAAAGCCGCGGCCTGCTCGAGCGGGCATTGCCGCAGTGACATCGTTCGAAACACCCGCCATTCCTGTCGTGCCGGTTGAATCGCCGCCTACCAAAAAGCCGCCGCGCGTCTGGAAATTCATAGGCACCTGCCTGTGGGGCCTGTTCGCCTTTGCCGCGATGTTTGTGGGCCAACTGACGGTGGTCGCCTATTACCTGCTGGAGCGGAACGCGCCATTGGATGCGTCGTTGCTGACGACGACGCTGGGCAGCGGTACCACCATCGCGATGTCGGTCATCATGGGTCTGCCGGCGGTGTGTCTGGCGTTGTGGCTGGCGACGCGGCTGGCGCGGATGCCGTTCGCCGATTACCTCGCACTGCGCGGCACCTCGTGGAAGAACTTTGTGCTCGGCGCGGTCTGCCTGATCGTGCTGGTCACGGCCTGGGACCTGCTGTCGCGCGCACTGGGCCGCGACGCGTCGCCGGGCTTCATGCTGGAAGTCCTGAAATCGGCGTGGGCCGATGGCGCGCTGTGGCTCCTGGTGATCGCGTTCTGCGTGGGAGCGCCGATGACCGAGGAATTTTTCGCCCGCGGCTTTCTCTATCGCGGCTGGTCGGAATCATTCCTGCGGCCGGTGGGCGCCATCGTGCTGTCGTCGGCGGTGTGGACCGCGATGCATCTGCAATATGACTGGTTCTTCTTCGGCGAGATATTTTCCATCGGCCTGCTGCTCGGCTATCTCCGCTATCGTAGCCATTCGACCTGGCTGACGGTGTTTGTGCACGGCCTCAACAATCTCGCCGCGACCGTACAGGCGATCTGGCTCATCAATCACTCCTAGAGTTCGTCATTCCCCGACACGCCAATTGGCGTGTCTGAGGACGCGCCTCTTCACGCGGGCCCGGAATCCACACTCCTGGCGGTGGTTATGGATTCCGGGCTCGCTCGCAGCTATCGCTGCTCGCGCCCTCAGGCGCGCCAATTGGCGCGCCGGGGAATGACAATTGGTTGTTCTACGCCACCAGCGCGATGAACACCGGCATGGTCAGCACCGCGAGCGTGGTCTGCAGCGTCAGGATCTGCGCTAGCAGCGGCGCGTCGCCGCCCATCTGGCGGGCCAGGATGTAGCCGTTCGAGGCCGATGGCACCGAGGCGCAGCAAGCGACCACCGCGAGGCTGGCGCCGGACAGGTCGAACGCCATGCCGAGCGCGATCGCGATCACCGGCATGATCGCGAGCTTGAGCACGACGGTAAGCGTCGCCGCGGCACCCGGTCGGCGCAGGCCTTCGAGCTGCAGCCCGGCGCCGACCACCAGCAGGCCCATCGCCAGTGAGCAGCGGCCAAGCGCATCGGCGAATTCATGCAGCGGTTTTACCACGGGCACCCCGAGCAGGTTGATGCCGAGGCCGATGACGCAGGCCCAGATCAGCGGGCTTTTGGCAATGGTCAGCAGCAGCGTCGGCCATGACAGTCGCTGCGGCGCGGCGTAATGCGCCAGCACCGCGACGGCCAGGATGTTGAGCAGCGGGATCATCGCCACCATCGCGACCGACGCCAGCGTGATGCCGAGATCGCCCCACAGATTGCCGGCCACCGACAGCGCCACAAAGGTCTGCCAGCGCGTCGCGCCCTGAAACACCGAGGTGAAGGCCGGGCCGTCGATGCCGAGTATGCGCACCAGCAGCGGCCGCAGCGCCATGCACAGCGCCGACATCACGAGCACCGCGAGCAGCAGCGCGCCGCCGACGCCGGCGATCGGCACCGACGCCAGATTGGCGCGCGACAGCGTGTCGATCAGCAGCGCCGGAAACAGCACGTAATAGATGAGGTGTTCGAGCCCGATCCAGACCACGTCCTGCTTCAGCAGCACGCGGCGCAGCACGAAGCCGAGCACGATCAGCAGGAACACCGGGACGAGGGCGCCGAACACCGTCAGCATGGTCAGCGGATATCCGGCGAACGAAGCAGGGCGGTGAGCCGGTCAAGCGCGCCCTGCAGGATGAAGATCGCGGCGTGCTCGTCGATGATCTTGGCGCGCTTGGCGCGGCTGACGTCGTTGGCGATCAATTCGCGCTCCACCGCCGAGGTCGACAGCCGTTCGTCCCAGAACCCGATCGGCAGCTCGGTGAGCTTTGAGAAATTGCGGGCGAAGGCGCGGGTCGATTGCGCCCGTGGACCTTCGCTGCCGTCCATGTTGATGGGCAGGCCGAGCACGAAGCCGCAGATGCTGCGCTCGTTTGCCAGCTTGATCAGCCGCGCTGCATCGGCCTTGAAGGCAGTGCGCTCGATGGTCTCGACGCCGGTGGCGAGGCGGCGGTCGGGATCGGACACAGCGACGCCGATGGTCTTGGTGCCGAGATCGAGACCGATCAGCGCGCCGCGGGAAGGCCAATGCGTGGCGGCCTCGATCAATGTGAGGATCAGTGCAGTCATCGCCCCGCTTAACACGCTCCGTAGCGCGGCGAAAATGCCGCGTTGCAATTATCCCGCGTGGCCGTCGGTTGCCGCACCATTTGCCCGACTGGTAAGGATCGCACGTCCGCACCCACCAGCCCCGAGCTCACCCATGGACGCCCTCAGCTTGTTCGGATTGTTCGCGGTCAGCGCGATGCTGGTCTGTTACGCCTTGGAAAGCCGCAGTGCGTGGTACGTGCTGGCCTTCGCCGGGGCCTGCGGGCTGGGATCGTTGTATGGATTCCTGCAGGGTGCCTGGCCGTTCGGGCTGGTAGAGGCGATCTGGGCCGGGGTCGCGCTGCGCAAGTGGCTGCTGATCCCCCGCGCCAACGCATAGCTCGCCGATAGGGCGCTGTGCTAGAATGTCGCCGGCCCGGCAACGATGCGCGCGCCGATCCCCCATCATTGAATGAGCGTACTATGTGGCCTGACCGCCGACTGATCGACCTGTTCAAAACCGAGTTTCCCATCGTGCAGGCGCCGATGGCCGGTGCGCATGACGCGGATCTGGTGATCGCGGCCGCGCAGGGCGGGGCGCTGGGCTCGCTGCCCTGTGCGATGCTGTCGGCGGAAAAGGCGCGCGAGCAGGTCAACATTTTCCGGCAACGGGTGTCGGCGCCGATCAATCTCAATTTCTTCTGCCACACCGCTGTCGATGCCGATATCAAGCGCGAGGCCGGCTGGAAGAAGCGGCTTTCGTCCTATTACAGCGAGTTTGGGCTCGATCCCGCAGCTCCCATCAACGCCGCCAACCGCGCGCCATTCGACGAGGCGATGTGCGCGCTGGTGGAAGAGCTGAAGCCGGAAGTGGTCAGCTTCCATTTCGGCCTGCCGGCACCGGCGCTGCTCAAGCGCGTCAAGGCGGCCGGCTGCATCGTGGTCTCCTCGGCGACCATCGTGCGCGAGGCGGTCTGGCTCGAGCAGAACGGCGCCGACGTGATCATCGCGCAGGGCGCCGACGCCGGCGGCCATCGCGGCATGTTTTTGACCGACAACCTCACGACACAGCCCGGCACGATGTCGCTGCTGCCGCAGGTGGTGGATGCGGTAAAGGTGCCGGTGATCGCCGCGGGCGGTATCGCCGACGGCCGCGGCATCGCCGCCGCGTTCGCGCTTGGGGCGGCGGGGGTACAGATCGGCACGGCTTTTCTGCGCTGCCCGGAGAGCACGATCGGCGCCGCCCATCGCGCGGCGCTGGCCGAATCGGCTGACGATTCCACCGTCATCACTAATGTGATGACCGGCCGTCCGGCCCGCGGTGTCATCAACCGGGTGATGCGCGAGGTTGGGCCGGTGTCGCCGGACGCCCCGGCTTTCCCGCATGCTACCACCGCGCTGGGTCCCCTGAAAGCCGCCGCCGAGAAGCTCGGCAAGGTCGATTTCAGCAACCTCTGGGCCGGGCAGGCGGTACATATGGGTGGCTCGCAGCCTGCGGCGGAATTGACCCGGGCGCTGGCTGCCGCCGCCTTGGCACGAATGGGCCAGCTTGCCGGCTGAGACGGCTATTCGGGCGCGGTTGCGGCGCGAAACCTCCGTCTGCTATACGGCGGGCTGAATTCGTCCCGAGGCTTCTTATATGTCCGTCGATGCCGCCACCGTTCGCCGTATCGCGCATCTCGCGCGGATCGCGGTCACTGACGCCGAGGTTCCCCATCTGCAGGGCGAGCTCAACGCGATGCTGGCCTTTGTCGAGCAGCTGCAGGAAGTGAATGTCGACGGCGTCGAGCCGATGACCTCGGTGATGCCGATGGAAATGAAGAAGCGCCCCGACGTGGTTAATGACGGCGAGATCGTCGATGCGGTGACGGCGAACGCGCCGGAAGCCGAGGACCATTTCTTCCTGGTCCCCAAAGTTGTCGAATAATTTGGTCGTCGAATAACGAGACGGGAACAGCGCATGTGCATGCTTTGCGACGATGAAAAGTCCTATCAGTTCTATATGGACTACCTCGACGCCATGGAGCGGCAGGGCAAGATCGTCGATGTCGACAAGGCATTGGACGCCGTGCTCGACCAGCTGCAGGCCGCCGATCTGGCATCCGAAAAACTCCGCCGCGACGCGCCGGAAAACGACAAGACCCTCTCTCCGTTCTTCTGCAGCCCGGTCAATAAATAGATGACAAACCTGACGTCGCTGACGCTCGCCGAGGCTAGAGACGGCCTCGCGAAAAAATCCTTCACGTCGGTCGAACTGACCGATGCGCATATCGTGGCGATCGAGAACGCGCGGGTGCTGAACGCCTATGTGCTGGAGACGCCGGTGCATGCGCTCGCCATGGCGAAGGCGGCAGACGCCAGGATCGCCAAGGGCGAAGGCGGGCCGCTCGGCGGCATTCCGCTGGGGATCAAGGACCTGTTCGCGACCAAGGATGTTCGCACCACCGCCTGCTCGAAGATTCTCGGCAATTTCATCCCGCCCTATGAATCGACCGTGACCTCGCAGCTGTGGCGCGACGGCGCCGTGATGCTCGGCAAGCTCAACAATGACGAGTTCGCCATGGGCTCGTCGAACGAGACCTCGTGTTTTGGCACCGTGGTCAATCCCTGGCGGCGTGACGGTTCCGATACCAGGCTGGTCCCTGGCGGTTCGTCGGGCGGTTCGGCGTCGGCGGTGGCGGCGGGGCTTTGTCTCGGCGCTACGGCGACCGATACCGGCGGCTCGATCCGGCAGCCCGCGGCCTTCGCGGGGATCGTCGGGATGAAGCCGACCTATGGCCGCTGCTCGCGCTGGGGCATCGTGGCCTTCGCATCCTCGCTCGATCAGGCCGGTCCGATCGCGCGCACGGTACGCGATACCGCGATCCTGATGCGCTCGATGGCCGGCCACGATCCCAAGGACACCACCTCGGTGGATCGTGCGGTGCCGGACTACGAAGCCGCGGTCGGCAAGTCCGTGAAGGGCATGAAGATCGGCATCCCCAAGGAGTACCGCATCGACGGCATGCCGGCGGAAATCGAAAAGCTCTGGATGGCCGGCGCGGCGCAGCTCAAGGCCGCCGGCGCGGAACTGATCGACGTGTCGCTGCCGCACACCAAGTACGCGCTGCCGGCCTATTACATCGTGGCGCCAGCGGAAGCCTCGTCGAATCTCGCGCGCTATGACGGCGTCCGCTATGGCCTGCGCGTGCCCGGCCGCAGCATCAGCGACATGTATGAAAATACCCGCGCCGAAGGCTTTGGCGCCGAAGTCCGTCGTCGCGTCATGATTGGAACTTACGTTCTCTCTGCCGGCTACTACGACGCCTATTATCTGCGCGCGCAGAAAGTGCGCACGCTGATCAAGAAGGATTTCGAGGACTGCTTCGCCAAGGGCATCCACGCGATCCTGACGCCGGCAACGCCATCGGCGGCGTTCGGAATCGGCGAGAAGGGCGGCGCCGATCCGATCGAGATGTATCTCAACGACATCTTCACGGTGACGGTGAACATGGCGGGGCTGCCCGGCATCGCGGTTCCCGCCGGCAAGGACGCGCAGGGCCTGCCGCTCGGGCTGCAACTGATCGGCCGTCCGTTCGACGAGGAGACGCTGTTTTCGCTCGGCGAGACCATCGAGCAGGCATCGGGGCGATTCACGCCGCCGAAATGGTGGGCGTAAGCGATCGCCGCGCTGATCCATCTGGAAGCCCGGTCCGCTTGTGAAATTCAATGCGGAGCGCATTCGCGGGCAGGGCAACTGGTTCACGCTGGTATTCGACGCCGCGCCCGGCACGCAACCGAACCAGGCCGTTGCCACGTCAGGTCACCTTCCGGTCTTAGCCATTCAATAACCATGTTCCGGGCGCGGGTGCGTGTTTCCTGCCGCTTTGCATCAAATTGCAACGGTTTGCATTAGGATGTGTTTCAGCTTTCCGAACGCACGGGTGTCGCGGGTTTCGTTATTCCGGCAAGCCGGCGGTGATGTTTCGACGGAAGGCGCGAGAGCGGTCGGTTTGATGAGCAGGTTGTGGTCACTCGGTGCCGTCGTCACGACCGCCGCTTTGTTGCTGGGCTGTGCCTCGGTGCACAACATTCCCCTCAACGTGCCGCTCGGCAGCCAGGGTGTCGTCGATAATCTTACCATCGGCTTCCAGGATCCCGCAGCGCTCGACGATCTCCTCATCGGGTTGTCGTTTTCCGGCGGCGG is drawn from Nitrobacteraceae bacterium AZCC 2146 and contains these coding sequences:
- a CDS encoding hypothetical protein (product_source=Hypo-rule applied; superfamily=140856), with translation MCMLCDDEKSYQFYMDYLDAMERQGKIVDVDKALDAVLDQLQAADLASEKLRRDAPENDKTLSPFFCSPVNK
- a CDS encoding D-alanyl-D-alanine dipeptidase (product_source=KO:K08641; cath_funfam=3.30.1380.10; cleavage_site_network=SignalP-noTM; cog=COG2173; ko=KO:K08641; pfam=PF01427; superfamily=55166), producing MMQHLKRVAAAAFLAFGLLQGATTAQAQNPPDDFVFLRDLDPSIQQDIRYAGVNNFVGRGLDGYDSADCVVKRTVGLTLQKVQRELASQNLSLKMLDCYRPVRASRDMVAWARDGVETPAQKRYNPAFSKKDLFRLGYIAERSGHSTGAAVDLTLVDLRAGPSARFDPNKAYADCIASEAGRAPEASVDMGTGYDCSDVKAHTASGAITPAQRRWRQTLVSAMGRQGFVNYAREWWHFSLPGVGSRAYDFPITRRAR
- a CDS encoding hypothetical protein (product_source=Hypo-rule applied; superfamily=50685; transmembrane_helix_parts=Outside_1_3,TMhelix_4_21,Inside_22_27,TMhelix_28_50,Outside_51_74), whose protein sequence is MDALSLFGLFAVSAMLVCYALESRSAWYVLAFAGACGLGSLYGFLQGAWPFGLVEAIWAGVALRKWLLIPRANA
- a CDS encoding aspartyl-tRNA(Asn)/glutamyl-tRNA(Gln) amidotransferase subunit C (product_source=KO:K02435; cath_funfam=3.80.10.10; cog=COG0721; ko=KO:K02435; pfam=PF02686; superfamily=141000; tigrfam=TIGR00135) — protein: MSVDAATVRRIAHLARIAVTDAEVPHLQGELNAMLAFVEQLQEVNVDGVEPMTSVMPMEMKKRPDVVNDGEIVDAVTANAPEAEDHFFLVPKVVE
- a CDS encoding malonate transporter (product_source=KO:K13936; cath_funfam=1.20.5.100; cog=COG0679; ko=KO:K13936; pfam=PF03547; transmembrane_helix_parts=Outside_1_3,TMhelix_4_26,Inside_27_30,TMhelix_31_53,Outside_54_56,TMhelix_57_79,Inside_80_125,TMhelix_126_148,Outside_149_162,TMhelix_163_185,Inside_186_197,TMhelix_198_220,Outside_221_223,TMhelix_224_246,Inside_247_252,TMhelix_253_275,Outside_276_284,TMhelix_285_307,Inside_308_308); amino-acid sequence: MLTVFGALVPVFLLIVLGFVLRRVLLKQDVVWIGLEHLIYYVLFPALLIDTLSRANLASVPIAGVGGALLLAVLVMSALCMALRPLLVRILGIDGPAFTSVFQGATRWQTFVALSVAGNLWGDLGITLASVAMVAMIPLLNILAVAVLAHYAAPQRLSWPTLLLTIAKSPLIWACVIGLGINLLGVPVVKPLHEFADALGRCSLAMGLLVVGAGLQLEGLRRPGAAATLTVVLKLAIMPVIAIALGMAFDLSGASLAVVACCASVPSASNGYILARQMGGDAPLLAQILTLQTTLAVLTMPVFIALVA
- a CDS encoding aspartate carbamoyltransferase catalytic subunit (product_source=KO:K00609; cath_funfam=3.40.50.1370; cog=COG0540; ko=KO:K00609; pfam=PF00185,PF02729; superfamily=53671; tigrfam=TIGR00670), encoding MTLASKSTFVLGHRHLLGIEGLSATDITGLLDLSEEYVELNRQVDKKRTSLRGRTQINLFFEASTRTQSSFELAGKRLGADVMNMSVSQSSIKKGETLVDTAVTLNAMHPDILVVRHHASGAVELLARKVDGSVINAGDGAHEHPTQALLDALTIRRNKGRLEGLTIAICGDVMHSRVARSNILLLNTMGARVRVVAPSTLLPPGIERMGVEVARDMREGLNGADIVMMLRLQRERMNGSFVPSSQEYFNYFGLDQKKLAYAKPDALVMHPGPMNRGVEIDSIVADGAQSLIREQVEMGVAVRMAVLEALARNLPNA
- a CDS encoding putative Holliday junction resolvase (product_source=KO:K07447; cath_funfam=3.30.420.140; cog=COG0816; ko=KO:K07447; pfam=PF03652; smart=SM00732; superfamily=53098; tigrfam=TIGR00250) is translated as MTALILTLIEAATHWPSRGALIGLDLGTKTIGVAVSDPDRRLATGVETIERTAFKADAARLIKLANERSICGFVLGLPINMDGSEGPRAQSTRAFARNFSKLTELPIGFWDERLSTSAVERELIANDVSRAKRAKIIDEHAAIFILQGALDRLTALLRSPDIR
- a CDS encoding aspartyl-tRNA(Asn)/glutamyl-tRNA(Gln) amidotransferase subunit A (product_source=KO:K02433; cath_funfam=3.90.1300.10; cog=COG0154; ko=KO:K02433; pfam=PF01425; superfamily=75304; tigrfam=TIGR00132); this encodes MTNLTSLTLAEARDGLAKKSFTSVELTDAHIVAIENARVLNAYVLETPVHALAMAKAADARIAKGEGGPLGGIPLGIKDLFATKDVRTTACSKILGNFIPPYESTVTSQLWRDGAVMLGKLNNDEFAMGSSNETSCFGTVVNPWRRDGSDTRLVPGGSSGGSASAVAAGLCLGATATDTGGSIRQPAAFAGIVGMKPTYGRCSRWGIVAFASSLDQAGPIARTVRDTAILMRSMAGHDPKDTTSVDRAVPDYEAAVGKSVKGMKIGIPKEYRIDGMPAEIEKLWMAGAAQLKAAGAELIDVSLPHTKYALPAYYIVAPAEASSNLARYDGVRYGLRVPGRSISDMYENTRAEGFGAEVRRRVMIGTYVLSAGYYDAYYLRAQKVRTLIKKDFEDCFAKGIHAILTPATPSAAFGIGEKGGADPIEMYLNDIFTVTVNMAGLPGIAVPAGKDAQGLPLGLQLIGRPFDEETLFSLGETIEQASGRFTPPKWWA
- a CDS encoding putative acyl-CoA dehydrogenase (product_source=KO:K09456; cath_funfam=1.20.140.10,2.40.110.10; cog=COG1960; ko=KO:K09456; pfam=PF00441,PF02770,PF18158; superfamily=47203,56645), which translates into the protein MTHDSSATHVALNQSPPFEDIDLFASDRPLVEAVALNEASSAYIEHSNFGQLWGSAAMADRGRRANENPPKLKIFDARGNRRDEVEFHPAYHELMAHSVEAGIHNSTWTKHGKPAGRASEVIRAAKFYMAAQVETGHLCPITMTRAAVAALASQPDVLAQVMPLIASRSYDPSFAPWSTKRGMTLGMGMTEKQGGTDVRSNITRAISDGDAYRISGHKWFMSAPMCDAFLVLAQADGGLSCFFMPRFRPDGSVNAIEFQRLKDKLGNRSNASSEVEFNDAYALRVGDEGKGIRTIIQMVQLTRQDCATASAGLMRSGLAHALHHARHRSVFQKHLADQPLMQSVLADMALHVEACTALVMRLCHSFDRAPEDAAEAAWMRLLTPAVKYWVCKTAPGFLYEAMECMGGNGYVEEGILARHYREAPVNAIWEGSGNVMCLDVLRALSREGDTAIAVLQALVDDTRGLPGAAEAASFIIGTLLRPDSERVARQAVETLAMLAAAAALNLVHPPHAELFAKTRLDGVRGAMYGAANFTDAQSRGLLERALPQ
- a CDS encoding nitronate monooxygenase (product_source=KO:K00459; cath_funfam=3.20.20.70; cog=COG2070; ko=KO:K00459; pfam=PF03060; superfamily=51412); translation: MWPDRRLIDLFKTEFPIVQAPMAGAHDADLVIAAAQGGALGSLPCAMLSAEKAREQVNIFRQRVSAPINLNFFCHTAVDADIKREAGWKKRLSSYYSEFGLDPAAPINAANRAPFDEAMCALVEELKPEVVSFHFGLPAPALLKRVKAAGCIVVSSATIVREAVWLEQNGADVIIAQGADAGGHRGMFLTDNLTTQPGTMSLLPQVVDAVKVPVIAAGGIADGRGIAAAFALGAAGVQIGTAFLRCPESTIGAAHRAALAESADDSTVITNVMTGRPARGVINRVMREVGPVSPDAPAFPHATTALGPLKAAAEKLGKVDFSNLWAGQAVHMGGSQPAAELTRALAAAALARMGQLAG
- a CDS encoding membrane protease YdiL (CAAX protease family) (product_source=COG1266; cath_funfam=1.20.5.880; cog=COG1266; ko=KO:K07052; pfam=PF02517; transmembrane_helix_parts=Inside_1_32,TMhelix_33_55,Outside_56_74,TMhelix_75_94,Inside_95_114,TMhelix_115_137,Outside_138_151,TMhelix_152_169,Inside_170_189,TMhelix_190_207,Outside_208_211,TMhelix_212_229,Inside_230_235,TMhelix_236_258,Outside_259_261), whose protein sequence is MTSFETPAIPVVPVESPPTKKPPRVWKFIGTCLWGLFAFAAMFVGQLTVVAYYLLERNAPLDASLLTTTLGSGTTIAMSVIMGLPAVCLALWLATRLARMPFADYLALRGTSWKNFVLGAVCLIVLVTAWDLLSRALGRDASPGFMLEVLKSAWADGALWLLVIAFCVGAPMTEEFFARGFLYRGWSESFLRPVGAIVLSSAVWTAMHLQYDWFFFGEIFSIGLLLGYLRYRSHSTWLTVFVHGLNNLAATVQAIWLINHS